One window of Acidobacteriota bacterium genomic DNA carries:
- a CDS encoding ABC transporter permease, with protein sequence MELRIQLATVGVLWRREVRLFFRQRSRVIGALAPPLLLWLAIGAGIAPRFSLGNGEVNYLEYLYPGILMMLLLQVSISTTMSVIEDRREGFLQGVLVAPGSRGSMVLGKSLGAASVAVLHGLMFLVLAPWAGFPLGNIAWPTLLAALLSLALALTLTGFVIAWWLNSVQGYHVVMSLALFPLWIVSGAMFPTDGLHAVLRPVVQFNPLTYGMAAIRRGLYGADLPDSVVLAGPNALVELAVVIGASLLLLTLAWRIANRRRLPA encoded by the coding sequence ATGGAGCTACGAATCCAACTCGCGACCGTCGGTGTCCTATGGAGACGAGAGGTTCGCCTATTCTTTCGTCAGCGGTCCAGGGTGATCGGCGCCCTGGCCCCACCGCTTCTGTTGTGGCTCGCGATCGGCGCGGGGATCGCTCCGCGGTTCTCCCTGGGTAACGGCGAGGTGAACTACCTCGAATACCTCTACCCGGGGATTCTCATGATGCTGCTCCTCCAGGTCAGCATCTCGACAACGATGTCGGTCATCGAGGATCGCCGTGAGGGCTTCCTGCAAGGTGTCCTCGTCGCGCCGGGATCCCGCGGATCGATGGTCCTCGGTAAGTCCCTCGGTGCTGCCAGCGTTGCCGTCCTGCATGGCCTGATGTTCTTGGTCCTGGCACCATGGGCAGGATTCCCCCTCGGAAACATCGCGTGGCCCACGCTGCTGGCCGCCCTTTTGTCGTTGGCGCTTGCACTCACACTGACCGGCTTCGTGATCGCCTGGTGGCTCAATTCCGTCCAGGGATACCACGTCGTGATGAGCCTCGCGTTGTTCCCGTTGTGGATTGTTTCGGGGGCGATGTTTCCGACAGACGGGTTACACGCAGTCTTGCGCCCCGTCGTTCAGTTCAATCCGTTGACCTATGGCATGGCTGCCATCCGTCGTGGACTCTACGGAGCAGATCTTCCGGATAGTGTGGTTCTGGCGGGCCCCAATGCGCTGGTGGAATTGGCGGTCGTCATCGGGGCATCTCTCCTCCTCTTGACGCTCGCCTGGCGGATCGCGAATCGACGGCGGCTGCCTGCCTGA
- a CDS encoding ABC transporter ATP-binding protein has protein sequence MSHGVIALSVCDLHVRRGKRQVIAGLSLEIRRGEVLALLGPNGCGKTTLFHVLTGLLRPDSGAVTLAGNDLRAHESTFLASTGVVFQDPALDNRFTAKENLLMAASLYGIRGGSARKRVDGLLRDVGLSDRADDIVSTFSGGMRRRVEIARALIHEPQFLLLDEPTTGLDEGAFRRVWSDLLALRQKRDVTILYTTHRGDEAEQSDRVAIMDKGSIIACDSPDNLRASVRGDLLWLEADDPESVGHQLSDGLKLESRIVGNRLALRLDEAHRWIPRITETLEAGCLRSVEMRRTGLAEVFLDRTGQRLDIEEDR, from the coding sequence TTGTCTCACGGTGTCATTGCGCTCTCCGTCTGCGACCTGCACGTCCGTCGTGGTAAGCGACAGGTCATCGCGGGGCTGAGTCTCGAGATCCGCCGCGGCGAGGTCCTGGCACTGCTCGGACCCAACGGCTGCGGCAAGACGACCCTGTTTCACGTCTTGACGGGTCTGCTGCGCCCCGACTCCGGAGCGGTTACGCTGGCGGGAAATGATCTCAGAGCGCACGAGTCGACGTTCCTCGCGTCCACCGGGGTCGTCTTCCAGGACCCCGCGCTGGACAACCGCTTCACCGCGAAAGAGAACCTCCTGATGGCCGCCAGTCTCTACGGCATCCGGGGCGGCAGCGCGCGCAAGCGAGTCGACGGGCTACTGCGCGACGTCGGCCTCTCGGATCGCGCCGATGACATTGTCTCGACATTCTCGGGCGGTATGCGACGTCGTGTCGAGATAGCCCGCGCCCTGATCCATGAACCCCAATTCCTGCTCCTCGACGAACCAACGACCGGTCTTGACGAGGGTGCATTTCGCCGCGTCTGGTCCGATCTACTCGCGCTCCGTCAAAAACGAGACGTCACGATCCTGTACACGACCCATCGTGGCGATGAGGCCGAGCAGAGCGACCGCGTGGCCATCATGGATAAGGGCTCGATCATCGCGTGCGACTCTCCCGACAACCTGCGTGCATCCGTCCGCGGGGATCTTCTCTGGCTCGAAGCGGACGACCCCGAATCGGTCGGTCACCAACTCTCCGACGGACTGAAACTCGAATCACGGATCGTTGGCAACCGGCTCGCCCTGCGGCTCGACGAGGCGCATCGCTGGATTCCGAGAATCACGGAGACCCTGGAGGCGGGTTGCCTACGATCCGTCGAGATGAGACGGACGGGTCTGGCCGAAGTGTTTCTCGATCGCACCGGCCAACGGCTGGATATCGAGGAAGACCGTTGA
- the cyoE gene encoding heme o synthase → MSHSSVTVAPTPFVQFRNLVELGKPRLSFLVVFTAGTGIWLMPASLPAMPTLIFLFSTSALVAAANTLNCWIERDNDRRMQRTCNRPLPTGRVEPRTALAVGLSLATVSLTGIALTTNLLTAGLGLLAFVSYAWIYTPMKRVTPWAVLVGSLPGALPPLMGSTAVANEITWVGMFAFGILFIWQLPHFIAISLYLRDDFERGEIRVLPLVYGERVTRYAIFGSTILMLLWSLLPLLVPFGGTPYLLSAGVMGIGFVVLAIPSERTDSARWARRVFLYSLVYLPVVLTALVVDLI, encoded by the coding sequence ATGAGTCACTCCAGCGTCACTGTCGCACCCACCCCGTTCGTCCAGTTTCGCAACCTGGTCGAACTCGGCAAGCCACGCCTCTCGTTCCTGGTGGTGTTCACGGCGGGCACCGGCATCTGGTTGATGCCGGCCTCTCTGCCGGCGATGCCGACCTTGATCTTCCTGTTCTCGACCTCGGCGCTGGTGGCAGCCGCCAATACGCTGAACTGCTGGATCGAGCGGGACAACGACCGCAGGATGCAACGCACCTGCAATCGGCCGCTCCCGACCGGTCGCGTCGAACCGAGAACTGCACTGGCCGTCGGACTGAGCCTGGCGACGGTCAGCCTGACAGGCATTGCGCTTACCACGAACCTGTTGACCGCCGGCCTCGGCCTCCTGGCGTTCGTCTCGTACGCGTGGATCTACACACCCATGAAGCGGGTGACCCCCTGGGCGGTGCTGGTCGGTTCCCTGCCGGGGGCGCTGCCACCGCTGATGGGATCCACGGCCGTCGCAAACGAGATCACATGGGTCGGCATGTTTGCGTTCGGGATCTTGTTCATCTGGCAACTTCCGCACTTCATCGCGATCTCCCTCTACCTGCGTGACGATTTCGAGCGTGGCGAGATCCGTGTCTTGCCGTTGGTCTACGGTGAACGGGTGACTCGCTACGCAATTTTCGGCTCAACGATCTTGATGCTCCTCTGGAGTCTCTTGCCTCTCCTCGTTCCGTTCGGTGGCACCCCCTACCTCCTTAGTGCAGGGGTCATGGGGATCGGTTTTGTCGTTCTGGCCATTCCAAGCGAACGCACGGATTCGGCCCGCTGGGCTCGACGGGTTTTCCTCTACTCCCTCGTCTACCTCCCCGTCGTGTTGACGGCCCTGGTCGTCGATCTCATCTGA
- a CDS encoding methyltransferase domain-containing protein, which yields MKIRIWRREQWLLRALVLCLMIVPVMAYGQDSAPMETASAEADVQKWVEIFEDPERWNWQGGIHILGLMAIEYGDTVADIGAGTGYFVRYLAPAVGDDGTVYAVDINPAFLDHITSRIDYPNSDRVFPILAAPDDPQLPAGEIDAALILNTWHHIDNRVAYAEKLKESMSRSGRVVVVDWRAESLPLGPPIEEKVSRETVIQEFEKAGWRLVTDSTILQYQYLLSFYPDRS from the coding sequence ATGAAGATCAGGATTTGGCGGCGAGAACAGTGGCTCCTGCGTGCTCTCGTCCTGTGTCTGATGATTGTACCGGTCATGGCCTACGGGCAAGACTCGGCGCCGATGGAGACGGCCTCCGCCGAGGCCGATGTGCAGAAATGGGTCGAGATCTTCGAGGATCCCGAACGCTGGAACTGGCAGGGGGGCATTCATATCCTGGGTCTCATGGCCATCGAGTACGGGGATACCGTCGCGGACATCGGGGCGGGAACCGGTTACTTTGTTCGATACCTCGCGCCGGCGGTCGGCGACGACGGAACGGTCTACGCCGTGGACATCAATCCGGCGTTTCTGGATCACATCACGTCGCGAATCGACTACCCCAACTCGGATCGGGTGTTCCCCATCCTGGCCGCCCCCGACGACCCTCAGCTACCGGCGGGAGAGATCGACGCCGCGCTGATCCTGAATACTTGGCATCACATCGACAATCGCGTTGCGTACGCGGAAAAACTGAAGGAGTCGATGAGTCGATCCGGTCGCGTCGTGGTCGTCGACTGGCGCGCCGAATCCCTCCCTCTGGGTCCACCGATTGAGGAGAAGGTGTCGCGGGAGACGGTGATCCAGGAATTCGAGAAGGCCGGTTGGAGACTCGTGACCGACAGCACGATCCTTCAGTACCAGTACCTGCTGAGTTTCTATCCGGATCGCTCCTGA
- the boxC gene encoding 2,3-epoxybenzoyl-CoA dihydrolase — translation MTTETETEPRISFETHPDRYHHWKLEIDGAVATLKMAVQEDHPLRPGYELKLNSYDLGVDIELQDSIQRLRFEHPEVRSVIVTGGFDRIFCAGANIHMLGSSTHAFKVNFCKFTNETRLSIEDAEANSGQRFLAALNGTCAGGGYELALACGDIVLIDDGNSAVSLPEVPLLGVLPGTGGLTRLVDKRKVRRDLADVFCTTAEGVKGKRAVEWGLIDATVPRSKFDEFVQARAEELAGSSPARSDSGIELTPLDKTIEDDRLIYSTLEVNLDRESRVARIEIKGPDQTAPADAAAAKELGASWWLFRLFREFDDALCDLRANEASIGLVLIQSQGSLEDVLAHDAILENAGDDWFLDEVRLFIARTLRRMDLTARSLFTLIEPGSCFGGTLFELSLASDRTYMLDDPDRPVAVALNRMNAGAYPMSHGPTRMVVRFLGKPQQAEKLLAKSRSYDAADTEEAELVTVVADDIDYEDEVRLAIEERSSLSPDSLTGMEASLRFPGSENCDSKIFGRLSAWQNWIFQRPNAVGKQGALTLYGRPDRPTFDFRRT, via the coding sequence GTGACAACCGAAACTGAAACAGAACCCCGAATCTCGTTCGAAACTCACCCGGATCGATACCACCACTGGAAGCTCGAGATCGACGGTGCCGTCGCAACCCTGAAGATGGCGGTCCAGGAAGATCACCCCCTGCGACCCGGGTACGAGTTAAAGCTCAACTCGTACGATCTGGGAGTCGACATCGAACTCCAGGACTCGATCCAACGTCTACGGTTCGAGCATCCGGAAGTTCGATCGGTCATCGTCACCGGTGGGTTCGATCGAATCTTCTGCGCCGGCGCCAATATCCATATGCTGGGCTCCTCGACCCACGCATTCAAGGTCAACTTCTGCAAGTTCACCAACGAGACTCGCCTTTCCATTGAGGATGCGGAAGCCAACAGCGGTCAGCGTTTTCTGGCCGCACTCAACGGCACCTGCGCCGGAGGTGGCTACGAGCTTGCGCTCGCATGCGGTGACATCGTGCTCATCGACGATGGAAACTCGGCGGTTAGCCTTCCGGAGGTTCCGCTGTTGGGCGTCTTGCCGGGGACCGGCGGATTGACTCGGCTCGTCGACAAACGAAAGGTGCGACGTGACCTGGCCGACGTGTTTTGCACGACCGCAGAGGGGGTCAAGGGCAAACGCGCCGTCGAATGGGGACTCATCGACGCGACCGTCCCACGAAGCAAGTTTGATGAGTTCGTCCAGGCCCGCGCCGAAGAGTTGGCCGGTTCGTCGCCGGCACGGAGCGATTCGGGGATCGAGCTCACACCCCTGGACAAGACGATTGAGGACGACCGATTGATCTACTCCACGCTCGAGGTCAACCTCGATCGGGAGAGCCGGGTCGCGCGAATCGAGATCAAGGGTCCGGATCAAACGGCTCCGGCCGATGCGGCTGCTGCGAAGGAGCTGGGAGCGTCCTGGTGGCTGTTCAGATTATTCAGAGAATTTGACGACGCCCTTTGCGACCTTCGTGCGAACGAGGCCTCCATCGGTCTCGTGTTGATTCAGAGCCAGGGCAGCCTGGAGGATGTGCTGGCCCACGATGCCATCCTGGAGAATGCGGGAGACGACTGGTTTCTTGACGAGGTCCGGTTGTTCATCGCGCGGACCCTTCGCCGAATGGACCTGACCGCACGATCGCTGTTTACGTTGATCGAACCGGGTTCCTGTTTTGGCGGCACGCTGTTCGAGTTGTCGTTGGCGTCCGATCGAACGTATATGCTCGACGATCCGGATCGTCCTGTCGCCGTCGCACTGAACCGAATGAATGCCGGCGCGTACCCGATGTCTCACGGGCCGACGAGGATGGTGGTCCGCTTTCTCGGCAAGCCCCAGCAGGCAGAGAAGCTTCTGGCGAAATCACGAAGCTACGACGCGGCCGACACGGAAGAGGCCGAGCTCGTCACTGTGGTTGCGGATGACATCGACTACGAGGACGAGGTTCGACTAGCCATCGAGGAACGTTCCAGTCTCTCTCCGGATTCTCTGACGGGAATGGAGGCCAGCCTTCGTTTCCCGGGCAGTGAGAACTGCGATTCCAAGATCTTTGGACGTCTCTCCGCGTGGCAGAACTGGATCTTCCAGCGACCCAACGCGGTGGGCAAACAAGGCGCATTGACGCTTTACGGCAGACCCGACCGTCCGACCTTTGATTTCAGGAGGACCTGA
- the boxB gene encoding benzoyl-CoA 2,3-epoxidase subunit BoxB, translating into MQLFEKIPNNVNLSQNRRLQRALEKWQPNYLKWWQDAGPADYQADDIYLRTAISVDSKGWAHFDYVKMPDYRWGIFLAPPEADRRVPCGDGFGDPAWQEVPGEFRNALRRIIVTQGDTEPASVEQQRLLSDTAPSLYDCRNLFQVNVEEGRHLWAMVYLLHAHFGRDGREEAEELLERRSGDFDKPRILTTFNEPIDDWLSFFMFTMFTDRDGKYQLLALAESGFDALSRTTRFMLTEEAHHMFVGETGIGRVLKRACELMKEDPNEDARAGGGFELDLIQRYVNFWYSSSLDLFGGEISSNAADYFAAGLKGRAKEDKYDDHVALSGNYEMDVLQDGKIETRLVPMRNAMNEVLRDAYVDDNQRGVDRWNKIIRAEGINYEIKLPNRRFNRKMGIFAGHTFDPQGNPVSAETFEAHRAEWLPTEGDKTYVKHLMKPVLAPGKIANWLAPPARGINGQPFEFEYVRRC; encoded by the coding sequence ATGCAACTGTTCGAGAAGATTCCAAACAACGTCAATCTCTCACAGAACAGACGACTTCAGCGGGCACTGGAGAAATGGCAGCCGAACTACCTGAAGTGGTGGCAGGACGCCGGACCCGCCGATTATCAGGCGGACGATATCTATCTGCGGACGGCGATTTCGGTCGACTCCAAGGGTTGGGCGCACTTCGACTACGTGAAGATGCCGGACTATCGCTGGGGAATCTTTCTTGCGCCGCCGGAGGCCGATCGCCGGGTTCCGTGTGGGGATGGCTTCGGCGACCCCGCTTGGCAGGAGGTTCCCGGCGAGTTTCGAAACGCACTTCGCCGGATCATCGTGACGCAGGGCGATACCGAACCGGCCAGCGTCGAGCAGCAACGTCTTCTCAGTGATACGGCACCGAGCCTCTATGACTGTCGCAATCTGTTTCAGGTCAACGTGGAGGAAGGACGACACCTCTGGGCGATGGTCTACTTGCTGCACGCCCACTTCGGTCGCGACGGACGGGAGGAAGCCGAGGAGCTCCTCGAGCGTCGCTCGGGAGACTTCGATAAACCGCGAATCCTGACCACGTTCAACGAACCGATCGACGATTGGCTGTCGTTCTTCATGTTCACGATGTTCACCGATCGTGACGGGAAGTACCAACTTCTGGCCCTCGCCGAGAGCGGGTTCGATGCGCTCTCACGAACCACACGGTTCATGCTGACCGAAGAAGCTCATCACATGTTCGTCGGAGAGACCGGAATCGGGCGAGTTCTGAAACGTGCGTGCGAGTTGATGAAGGAAGACCCTAACGAAGACGCCCGCGCGGGAGGCGGATTCGAGCTTGACCTGATCCAGCGCTACGTCAATTTCTGGTACTCGTCCAGCCTAGATCTGTTCGGCGGCGAGATCTCCTCGAACGCGGCCGACTACTTCGCTGCGGGACTGAAGGGGCGGGCCAAGGAAGACAAGTACGACGATCACGTGGCTCTCAGCGGAAACTACGAGATGGACGTGTTGCAGGACGGGAAGATCGAGACGCGCCTGGTACCGATGAGGAATGCCATGAACGAGGTGTTGCGAGACGCCTACGTCGATGACAACCAACGGGGTGTCGATCGTTGGAACAAGATCATTCGCGCCGAGGGCATCAACTACGAGATCAAATTGCCGAATCGTCGATTCAATCGAAAGATGGGAATCTTCGCAGGCCATACGTTTGATCCGCAAGGGAACCCCGTCAGCGCCGAGACATTCGAGGCGCATCGGGCCGAATGGCTTCCGACCGAGGGTGACAAGACGTACGTCAAGCACTTGATGAAGCCGGTTCTGGCCCCCGGCAAGATCGCCAACTGGCTGGCACCACCGGCCCGTGGCATCAACGGGCAGCCGTTCGAGTTCGAGTACGTCCGCCGCTGTTGA
- a CDS encoding CRTAC1 family protein has protein sequence MRRLAVALIATMTILELGCPAGIDDVDDGVAETAPPVYVDRARDAGLTHPVIVGDAVKNHLLETTGTGVAVGDYDNDGDEDLYVVTAQSSSGWLANRRSEHNRLYRNRGDGTYDEVADEAGVALATWGQGAYFVDIDDDGDLDLFVTNWGPNVFYRNSGDGTFVDETLELGVSGAPDAWSAGATFSDLDGDGDLDLYVANYCEFDLANPPHGGSRIVWKGIAVFRGPHGLVAQPDTLYRNDSGRFTDISRLAGIASDAAPRYGLGVVAADFDEDGDQDIYVANDSQSNYLWMNEGGLNFTDVATRSGVATNGDAKEQAGMGTDAADYNGDGRLDLVVTNFSHDWNTLYRNEGQMLFRDDTFPAGLQDSYLNLVWGVKFFDANDDRRLDLFVANGHIYPAVDSHAQLNTSFRQPNTLYLNSGDGTFRNVSNESGSGMAVRESSRGVAITDAEGDGDLDLVVTNMDQIPTLLIRTEGGSGAGFSLDLDLRSSGPNRYAVAARVQVTTPDGVDRHRVNPFNSYLSQSRYPIHVGLGANRLADRVEISWPSGAVENLEAVAAGARYRIVEGQGIVERIPYRGEGS, from the coding sequence ATGCGTCGACTCGCCGTAGCGCTGATCGCGACCATGACGATCCTCGAGCTTGGTTGTCCCGCAGGCATCGACGACGTCGACGACGGTGTCGCGGAGACCGCGCCACCCGTGTACGTGGACCGCGCACGCGATGCGGGACTGACGCATCCGGTGATCGTCGGAGACGCCGTCAAGAATCATCTCCTCGAGACGACCGGAACCGGCGTGGCGGTAGGGGACTACGACAACGATGGAGATGAAGATCTCTACGTGGTCACCGCCCAGAGTTCCTCCGGCTGGCTCGCCAATCGACGATCGGAGCACAATCGGCTCTATCGAAACCGCGGAGACGGGACCTACGACGAGGTCGCAGACGAGGCGGGTGTCGCCCTGGCGACATGGGGGCAGGGTGCCTATTTCGTCGATATCGACGACGACGGCGATCTCGATCTGTTTGTCACCAACTGGGGTCCCAATGTTTTCTATCGCAATTCGGGGGACGGGACCTTCGTCGACGAAACTCTCGAGTTGGGAGTGTCCGGCGCACCCGATGCCTGGAGTGCCGGTGCGACATTCTCGGACCTCGACGGCGACGGCGATCTGGACCTCTATGTCGCGAACTACTGCGAGTTCGATCTCGCTAACCCACCGCACGGTGGGAGTCGGATCGTATGGAAGGGAATCGCGGTGTTTCGCGGCCCGCACGGGCTAGTCGCCCAACCGGACACGTTGTACCGAAATGACTCCGGTCGTTTCACGGATATCAGCCGGTTAGCCGGGATCGCTTCGGACGCGGCGCCGCGATACGGACTAGGTGTGGTCGCGGCGGACTTCGACGAGGACGGCGACCAGGACATCTACGTCGCCAATGACTCGCAGTCGAACTACCTCTGGATGAACGAGGGTGGGCTGAATTTCACCGACGTCGCCACGCGTTCCGGTGTGGCCACCAACGGGGATGCCAAAGAGCAGGCGGGGATGGGGACCGACGCGGCAGACTACAACGGCGACGGCAGACTCGATCTTGTCGTCACGAATTTCTCGCACGACTGGAACACGCTTTATAGAAACGAAGGCCAGATGTTGTTCCGTGACGACACGTTCCCCGCAGGTCTGCAGGATAGTTACCTGAATCTGGTCTGGGGCGTTAAGTTCTTCGACGCCAACGACGATCGGCGCCTCGATCTGTTTGTCGCCAATGGGCATATCTACCCTGCCGTGGACTCTCACGCCCAACTCAACACGAGTTTTCGGCAACCGAACACGCTGTACCTGAACTCGGGAGATGGGACGTTCCGCAACGTCAGCAACGAGTCCGGCAGCGGCATGGCGGTGCGCGAGTCGAGCCGCGGCGTCGCGATTACGGATGCCGAGGGAGACGGCGATCTGGATCTCGTAGTGACCAACATGGATCAGATCCCCACGCTCCTGATCCGAACCGAAGGTGGGTCCGGAGCCGGATTCTCGCTCGACCTGGACTTGCGATCGTCCGGACCCAATCGCTACGCAGTCGCGGCCCGGGTGCAGGTCACGACACCCGACGGTGTGGATCGGCATCGCGTCAACCCGTTCAACTCGTATCTATCCCAGAGTCGCTATCCGATCCACGTCGGACTCGGTGCCAATCGGCTGGCCGATCGTGTCGAGATTTCCTGGCCCTCGGGGGCGGTCGAGAATCTGGAGGCCGTCGCCGCGGGCGCACGGTACCGTATTGTTGAGGGGCAGGGAATCGTCGAGCGGATTCCCTACCGGGGAGAGGGGTCATGA
- a CDS encoding tetratricopeptide repeat protein yields MSYRAMGLWIACLVFAACSSEPPSSTTGGVVGSPAGERDWSGSDDPGLASPGYASAIRDLTAANERGDIDGTVAAAQRALAIAPASEATWQTLSNIYISAGRDTEALRFFGDRVERNDRRMWAWFFQGYHAFRVNRWDLAATSFETVTELEPDYPEGWFRLGVTRHTAGDFPGAVDALRNAYRLSKENALYAAYLGRGLRVIGETDESAQVVSDALMLHPDSAQLHLALGRLRAGANELDEAETLIRRAVELEPSSAEAHSELASVLLRLGRTDDGRREERTAVRIRDYNRVKGFLVERMGLLPEHPLVPLLLAEVEMSERKPVEARRALARSLQFGGDPKRIAAGEVWLAVFQSELDAADSAVARLGSGPRAELARSMNANLNQDFDAARDHLDRALAEAPEEKIFLRRAADQCRTLGQDQRAETLLDRAEQAGFASAPTTQILVEKAPG; encoded by the coding sequence ATGAGTTATCGAGCGATGGGGTTGTGGATCGCCTGTCTCGTCTTCGCGGCCTGTAGTTCGGAGCCGCCGAGTTCCACCACCGGTGGCGTTGTCGGGTCGCCGGCCGGAGAGCGCGACTGGAGCGGTTCCGACGACCCGGGTCTTGCGTCGCCCGGATACGCAAGCGCCATCCGTGACCTCACCGCCGCCAATGAACGGGGCGACATCGACGGCACCGTCGCGGCGGCGCAACGCGCGTTGGCGATCGCCCCCGCCTCCGAGGCCACCTGGCAGACGCTTTCGAATATCTACATCAGTGCCGGGCGGGATACGGAAGCCCTTCGATTCTTCGGCGACCGGGTCGAGCGAAACGATCGACGCATGTGGGCATGGTTCTTCCAGGGCTATCATGCTTTTCGAGTGAATCGGTGGGACCTGGCGGCCACCTCGTTCGAAACGGTCACGGAGCTCGAGCCCGATTACCCGGAGGGCTGGTTCCGGCTTGGAGTCACCCGCCATACGGCCGGCGATTTTCCCGGAGCCGTCGATGCCCTTCGAAATGCCTACCGCCTATCGAAGGAAAATGCCCTCTACGCCGCCTATCTTGGGCGAGGGCTGCGAGTCATCGGCGAGACCGACGAATCGGCCCAGGTCGTCTCTGACGCCCTGATGTTGCATCCCGATTCGGCGCAGCTCCATCTCGCGTTGGGGCGGCTCCGTGCCGGCGCGAACGAACTCGACGAAGCGGAGACCTTGATCCGCCGTGCCGTCGAACTTGAACCCAGTTCAGCAGAGGCTCACTCGGAATTGGCTTCGGTGCTTCTCCGACTGGGGCGGACCGACGACGGGCGACGTGAAGAGCGCACCGCGGTTCGTATCCGAGACTACAATCGTGTTAAAGGCTTTCTTGTCGAGCGGATGGGGTTACTCCCGGAGCATCCGCTCGTTCCTCTGTTGCTGGCAGAAGTCGAGATGAGCGAGAGGAAACCGGTGGAGGCAAGACGAGCGCTTGCTCGCAGCCTCCAATTCGGTGGAGATCCGAAACGAATCGCCGCCGGCGAAGTCTGGCTGGCGGTGTTTCAGAGCGAACTCGATGCCGCCGACAGCGCCGTCGCGCGTCTCGGGTCGGGGCCACGGGCCGAACTTGCCCGGTCGATGAACGCAAATCTGAACCAGGATTTCGACGCCGCACGGGATCACCTGGATCGCGCGCTGGCTGAGGCACCCGAAGAGAAAATTTTCCTGCGGCGAGCGGCCGACCAATGCCGAACACTTGGTCAGGACCAGCGTGCCGAAACACTCCTTGACCGAGCCGAACAGGCGGGGTTCGCCTCGGCGCCTACCACGCAGATCCTGGTCGAAAAGGCACCGGGCTGA
- a CDS encoding efflux RND transporter periplasmic adaptor subunit: protein MSESQQTIPTPREQRVADFKVRTLPMIVWFVAAALAIGLLIGRGQDFEYVGLANSLQYEVSASATGTLETVVVDLYDTVHPGDVVAKMDDAPLLAAIDTANGALAQLRAELAARRIEILADRGADHADRSADLRRFQVDEEERRLEILSLRVQIESDEIEVERLRLEAQRARPLLETGLIGQQEFDNFTLLYDSANTQLAENRVLLAQTEEEFRVAQGRRTSFESKMPSFANLDTLLEPLRAAIGVEQARIREIELTREAMLLRSPIDGQVSQILCRSGQAVVPGEPILTIADQSVSEIVAYVREGDSRDIAVNTPVLVASRTRPGALSESVVVRVGESIAPLPQRLWRDQRIPDHGRALVIAASPNMDLMPGELVGVKLLRR, encoded by the coding sequence ATGAGCGAATCCCAACAGACGATTCCGACGCCGCGCGAACAGCGCGTCGCGGACTTCAAGGTCCGCACATTACCGATGATCGTGTGGTTCGTCGCCGCCGCGTTGGCGATCGGACTTCTGATCGGGCGTGGACAAGATTTCGAGTACGTCGGTCTTGCCAACTCGTTGCAGTATGAGGTTTCCGCATCGGCCACCGGCACGCTCGAAACGGTCGTGGTGGATCTCTACGACACCGTTCACCCCGGCGACGTCGTTGCCAAGATGGACGATGCCCCGCTCCTGGCGGCGATTGACACGGCAAATGGTGCATTGGCGCAGCTTCGTGCAGAACTCGCTGCACGACGGATCGAGATTCTCGCCGATCGTGGCGCGGACCACGCGGATCGCTCGGCGGACCTGCGTCGATTCCAGGTTGACGAGGAAGAGCGACGGCTGGAGATCCTCTCGCTTCGCGTCCAGATCGAAAGCGACGAGATCGAGGTCGAGCGGCTTCGACTTGAAGCGCAACGCGCACGCCCTCTCCTCGAGACGGGGCTGATCGGACAACAGGAATTCGACAATTTTACTCTGCTCTACGACAGCGCAAATACGCAACTCGCCGAGAACCGCGTCCTGCTGGCGCAGACGGAAGAGGAATTTCGTGTCGCGCAGGGGCGTCGAACCTCGTTCGAAAGCAAGATGCCGTCGTTCGCCAATCTGGACACGCTCCTGGAGCCGCTGCGGGCTGCCATCGGCGTCGAGCAGGCCCGCATCCGCGAGATCGAGTTGACGCGCGAAGCGATGCTGCTGCGTAGCCCGATTGACGGGCAGGTCAGCCAGATTCTCTGCCGATCCGGGCAGGCGGTCGTTCCCGGGGAACCCATACTCACTATCGCGGATCAGAGCGTGTCCGAGATCGTCGCCTACGTGCGGGAAGGTGACTCAAGGGACATCGCCGTCAACACGCCGGTCCTCGTCGCCAGTCGTACGCGACCTGGCGCACTATCGGAATCGGTGGTGGTACGGGTTGGCGAGTCGATCGCCCCGCTCCCCCAACGTCTCTGGAGAGATCAGCGGATCCCCGACCACGGAAGGGCACTCGTCATCGCAGCCTCGCCCAACATGGATCTCATGCCGGGCGAGCTGGTCGGTGTAAAGTTACTGCGTCGCTAG